ACAATCCGGAAAAAGCAAAGGAACTGTTAAAGGAAGCAAACTGGGATCCGAATACAGAGCTTGATGTCGTTTATTACTATACAGATCAGATGACACAGGATCTTATGGCGATCATTCAGCAGTACCTTGCAGAAGTAGGCATTAAGATGAACGCAAGACTGGTGGAAGGCGATCTGGCCACCATCCTCTGGAAAGCTCCGGAAGATCCGGTTAACGGACCGAGTGCAGTTGACTGGGATATGTGCTATGCAGC
This DNA window, taken from Anaerotignum faecicola, encodes the following:
- a CDS encoding ABC transporter substrate-binding protein yields the protein DGKKAPLADERVRQAIAYALDMKSILDGVFEGAALPANSLTPDGADKVDGLNNYDYNPEKAKELLKEANWDPNTELDVVYYYTDQMTQDLMAIIQQYLAEVGIKMNARLVEGDLATILWKAPEDPVNGPSAVDWDMCYAA